A single window of Streptomyces sudanensis DNA harbors:
- a CDS encoding UDP binding domain-containing protein: protein SFINAMAEVCEAAGGDVVKLAEAIGYDERIGARFLRAGIGFGGGCLPKDIRAFMARAGELGADQALTFLREIDSINMRRRGQMVGMAREALGDGTFLGKRVAVLGAAFKPDSDDVRDSPALNVAGQIHLQGGQVTVYDPKGMDNARRVFPTLAYADSALEAVRGADVVLHLTEWREFREVDPEELGRVVNARIILDGRNALDADLWRAAGWTFRAMGRPRA from the coding sequence TCCTTCATCAACGCGATGGCCGAGGTCTGCGAGGCGGCCGGCGGCGACGTGGTCAAGCTGGCGGAGGCCATCGGGTACGACGAGCGGATCGGCGCCAGGTTCCTGCGCGCCGGGATCGGCTTCGGCGGCGGCTGCCTGCCGAAGGACATCCGGGCCTTCATGGCCCGCGCGGGCGAGCTCGGCGCCGACCAGGCGCTGACGTTCCTGCGGGAGATCGACTCCATCAACATGCGGCGCCGCGGCCAGATGGTCGGCATGGCCCGTGAGGCGCTCGGCGACGGCACGTTCCTCGGCAAGCGGGTCGCCGTGCTCGGCGCCGCGTTCAAGCCGGACTCGGACGACGTGCGGGACTCCCCCGCGCTGAACGTCGCGGGGCAGATCCACCTCCAGGGCGGGCAGGTCACCGTGTACGACCCGAAGGGCATGGACAACGCCCGCCGCGTCTTCCCGACGCTCGCGTACGCCGACAGCGCCCTGGAGGCCGTGCGGGGCGCGGACGTGGTGTTGCACCTGACCGAGTGGCGCGAGTTCCGCGAGGTCGATCCGGAGGAGCTGGGCCGGGTCGTGAACGCGAGGATCATCCTGGACGGCCGGAACGCCCTGGACGCCGACCTGTGGCGCGCGGCGGGCTGGACGTTCCGCGCGATGGGCCGCCCGCGCGCGTAG
- a CDS encoding GtrA family protein, giving the protein MTERSAPRVRLERLVREIAKFGLVGGIGVLVNMAAFNLLRQTTELPVVRASLLATVIAIACNYVGFRHFAYRDRDKTRRTREATLFLAFSAAGMVIENGILYAATYGFGWDSPLQNNFFKFFGIGVGTLFRFWSYRTWVFRALPDARGEAEASGDAAGGGPAGPAAILEQRRPEEAAAPASRR; this is encoded by the coding sequence ATGACGGAACGGAGCGCCCCGCGGGTGCGCCTGGAGCGGCTCGTCCGGGAGATAGCGAAGTTCGGTCTCGTCGGCGGGATCGGCGTGCTGGTCAACATGGCGGCCTTCAACCTGCTGCGCCAGACCACCGAGCTGCCCGTCGTCCGGGCCAGCCTGCTCGCCACGGTCATCGCCATCGCCTGCAACTACGTCGGCTTCCGCCACTTCGCCTACCGGGACCGGGACAAGACGCGGCGCACCCGCGAGGCGACGCTGTTCCTCGCGTTCAGCGCGGCCGGGATGGTGATCGAGAACGGCATCCTGTACGCGGCGACGTACGGCTTCGGCTGGGACAGCCCGCTGCAGAACAACTTCTTCAAGTTCTTCGGCATCGGCGTCGGCACGCTCTTCCGCTTCTGGTCCTACCGCACGTGGGTGTTCCGGGCGCTCCCGGACGCCCGGGGGGAGGCGGAGGCCAGCGGCGACGCGGCGGGAGGGGGGCCGGCCGGACCGGCGGCGATCCTGGAGCAGCGGCGGCCGGAGGAGGCCGCCGCGCCGGCGAGCCGCCGCTGA
- a CDS encoding winged helix-turn-helix domain-containing protein produces the protein MIEFDPTTPKWAQIADEIRERIAAGELPPRALISEVRLEKEFGVARTTVRKATAALREEGLITTTPGMGSFVACAPG, from the coding sequence GTGATCGAGTTCGACCCCACCACGCCCAAGTGGGCACAGATCGCCGACGAGATCCGCGAGCGGATCGCGGCGGGAGAGCTCCCCCCGCGCGCTCTGATCTCCGAAGTCCGGCTGGAGAAGGAGTTCGGCGTCGCCCGGACGACCGTCCGGAAGGCGACCGCCGCGCTCCGCGAGGAGGGGCTGATCACCACGACACCCGGCATGGGTTCGTTCGTGGCCTGCGCTCCCGGGTGA
- the purE gene encoding 5-(carboxyamino)imidazole ribonucleotide mutase, with protein MGSDSDWPVMEGAAQALDEFEIPYEVDVVSAHRMPHEMIAYGEQAADRGLKAIVAGAGGAAHLPGMLASVTPLPVIGVPVPLKHLDGMDSLLSIVQMPAGVPVATVSVAGARNAGLLAVRMLAAHDPDLLARMKEFQRELNDQATEKGKRLRAKVEGSASFGFAQ; from the coding sequence ATGGGCTCCGACTCCGACTGGCCCGTCATGGAGGGCGCCGCTCAGGCCCTCGACGAGTTCGAGATCCCCTACGAGGTCGACGTCGTCTCCGCGCACCGCATGCCGCACGAGATGATCGCGTACGGCGAGCAGGCCGCCGACCGCGGCCTGAAGGCGATCGTCGCCGGCGCCGGCGGCGCCGCGCACCTGCCCGGCATGCTCGCCTCCGTCACCCCGCTGCCGGTGATCGGCGTGCCGGTGCCGCTGAAGCACCTCGACGGCATGGACTCGCTGCTCTCCATCGTGCAGATGCCGGCCGGCGTCCCCGTCGCCACCGTCTCCGTCGCCGGCGCCCGCAACGCCGGGCTGCTCGCGGTGCGGATGCTCGCCGCGCACGACCCGGACCTGCTGGCCCGGATGAAGGAGTTCCAGCGGGAGCTGAACGACCAGGCCACGGAGAAGGGCAAGCGCCTGCGGGCGAAGGTCGAGGGCTCCGCCTCCTTCGGGTTCGCGCAGTGA
- a CDS encoding acyl-CoA dehydrogenase has product MAGTPDFDLYRPSEEHDMLRDTVRSLAEAKIAPYAAAVDEEARFPQEALDALVSSDLHAVHVPESYGGAGADALATVIVIEEVARVCASSSLIPAVNKLGSLPVMLSGSEELKRKYLGPLAKGDAMFSYCLSEPDAGSDAAGMKTKAVRDGDHYVLNGVKRWITNAGVSEYYTVMAVTDPEKRSRGISAFVVEKSDEGVSFGAPEKKLGIKGSPTREVYLDNVRIPADRMIGEEGTGFATAMKTLDHTRITIAAQALGIAQGALDYAKGYVKERKQFGKAIADFQGVQFMLADMAMKLEAARQLTYAAAAKSERVDGDLTFFGAAAKCFASDVAMEITTDAVQLLGGYGYTRDYPVERMMRDAKITQIYEGTNQVQRIVMARNLP; this is encoded by the coding sequence ATGGCGGGAACGCCTGACTTCGACCTGTACCGCCCGTCCGAGGAGCACGACATGCTCCGGGACACCGTTCGCTCGCTCGCCGAGGCCAAGATCGCGCCGTACGCCGCCGCGGTGGACGAGGAGGCCCGCTTCCCGCAGGAGGCGCTCGACGCCCTGGTCTCCTCCGACCTGCACGCGGTGCACGTCCCCGAGTCGTACGGCGGCGCGGGCGCCGACGCCCTCGCGACCGTGATCGTCATCGAGGAGGTGGCCCGCGTCTGCGCGTCGTCCTCCCTGATCCCGGCCGTGAACAAGCTGGGCTCGCTGCCGGTGATGCTCTCCGGCTCCGAGGAGCTGAAGAGGAAGTACCTGGGCCCGCTCGCCAAGGGCGACGCGATGTTCTCGTACTGCCTGTCCGAGCCGGACGCCGGCTCCGACGCAGCCGGCATGAAGACCAAGGCCGTCCGCGACGGCGACCACTACGTCCTCAACGGCGTGAAGCGCTGGATCACCAACGCGGGCGTCTCCGAGTACTACACGGTGATGGCCGTCACCGACCCCGAGAAGCGCTCCAGGGGCATCTCCGCCTTCGTCGTCGAGAAGTCCGACGAGGGCGTCTCCTTCGGCGCCCCGGAGAAGAAGCTCGGCATCAAGGGCTCCCCGACCCGCGAGGTCTACCTCGACAACGTCCGCATCCCCGCCGACCGCATGATCGGCGAGGAGGGCACCGGCTTCGCCACGGCGATGAAGACCCTGGACCACACCCGCATCACCATCGCCGCGCAGGCCCTCGGCATCGCGCAGGGCGCCCTCGACTACGCCAAGGGCTACGTCAAGGAGCGCAAGCAGTTCGGCAAGGCCATCGCCGACTTCCAGGGCGTGCAGTTCATGCTCGCCGACATGGCGATGAAGCTGGAGGCGGCCCGCCAGCTCACCTACGCGGCGGCGGCCAAGTCCGAGCGCGTCGACGGCGACCTGACCTTCTTCGGCGCGGCGGCCAAGTGCTTCGCCTCCGACGTCGCCATGGAGATCACCACGGACGCCGTGCAGCTCCTCGGCGGCTACGGGTACACCCGCGACTACCCGGTCGAGCGCATGATGCGCGACGCCAAGATCACCCAGATCTACGAGGGCACCAACCAGGTCCAGCGGATCGTCATGGCCAGGAACCTGCCGTAA
- a CDS encoding FG-GAP-like repeat-containing protein, which translates to MRVSLLRRLAALAAALGLTSLGLLGASAAPAQAAIGDCPAGYFCAWKTDNGTGTMYKTNSDRASLGTWDNTFRSVVNRTSRFACVHDDPDYGQDGMVGIWSPDPAGTEWGYEHGTVSSVRFVSTSRECSYPPYPRWHSAPSPREAGFGDLNGDRKADVLVRDRAGRLWFLPGDGTGQLVGNGGWNAFNGLVRHGDFGGDGREDVIAREAATGRLWLYPGTGTGALGARKLIGNSGWNAMSRLVGYGDLSGDGRTDLLAVEKATGRLWLYPGTGTGALGARKLVGNGGWNAMNALVGAGDMNSDGRPDLIAREPSTGKLWLYPGRTGALGARVLIGNGGWNVMAEFLGLGDIGGDGHADLATTTRPEFVSPECRGVGCQLAYSGRGTGSLHPGQVAADDWHHLNGVF; encoded by the coding sequence ATGCGCGTATCCCTGCTCCGGCGCCTGGCCGCACTGGCCGCGGCGCTGGGGCTCACCTCGCTCGGGCTCCTCGGCGCAAGCGCGGCGCCCGCACAGGCCGCGATCGGCGACTGCCCGGCGGGCTACTTCTGCGCCTGGAAGACCGACAACGGCACGGGCACCATGTACAAGACGAACTCCGACAGGGCGTCGCTCGGCACCTGGGACAACACGTTCCGGTCGGTCGTGAACCGCACGTCCAGGTTCGCCTGCGTGCACGACGACCCCGACTACGGCCAGGACGGCATGGTCGGCATCTGGTCCCCCGACCCGGCGGGCACCGAGTGGGGCTACGAGCACGGCACCGTCAGTTCGGTGCGGTTCGTCTCCACGTCCCGGGAGTGCTCCTACCCGCCCTACCCGCGGTGGCACTCGGCGCCCTCGCCCCGGGAAGCGGGCTTCGGCGACCTGAACGGCGACCGCAAGGCCGACGTCCTGGTCCGCGACCGGGCGGGCCGCCTGTGGTTCCTGCCCGGCGACGGCACCGGACAGCTCGTCGGCAACGGCGGCTGGAACGCGTTCAACGGCCTGGTCCGGCACGGCGACTTCGGCGGCGACGGCCGGGAGGACGTCATCGCCCGCGAGGCGGCCACCGGCAGGCTGTGGCTCTACCCGGGCACCGGCACCGGCGCCCTCGGGGCCCGCAAGCTCATCGGCAACAGCGGCTGGAACGCCATGAGCCGGCTCGTCGGCTACGGGGACCTCTCCGGCGACGGCCGCACGGACCTCCTCGCCGTCGAGAAGGCCACCGGCAGGCTGTGGCTCTACCCCGGCACCGGCACCGGCGCCCTCGGGGCCCGCAAGCTCGTCGGCAACGGCGGCTGGAACGCGATGAACGCCCTGGTGGGCGCGGGCGACATGAACAGTGACGGCCGACCGGACCTGATCGCCCGGGAGCCCTCCACCGGGAAGCTGTGGCTGTACCCGGGCAGGACCGGGGCCCTCGGGGCCCGCGTGCTGATCGGCAACGGCGGCTGGAACGTCATGGCGGAGTTCCTGGGCCTGGGCGACATCGGCGGCGACGGCCACGCCGACCTCGCCACCACGACCCGCCCCGAGTTCGTCAGCCCGGAGTGCCGGGGCGTCGGTTGCCAGCTCGCGTATTCGGGCCGTGGCACCGGCTCGCTGCACCCGGGCCAGGTGGCCGCCGACGACTGGCACCACCTGAACGGCGTCTTCTGA
- a CDS encoding 5-(carboxyamino)imidazole ribonucleotide synthase, with the protein MTFPVVGMVGGGQLARMTHEAGIPLGIRFRLLSDTPQDSAAQVVNDVVIGDYRDLDTLRDFARGCDVITFDHEHVPTEHLRALEADGIPVRPGPDALVHAQDKGVMRAKLDAIGAPCPRHRIVADPADAAAFAAEGGGFPIVLKTVRGGYDGKGVWVVRSEEDARDPFLAGVPVLAEEKVDFVRELAANVVRSPHGQAVAYPVVESRQVDGVCDTVIAPAPDLPEERALEAQRLALRIAEELGVIGHLAVELFETRDGRVLVNELAMRPHNSGHWTQDGAVTSQFANHLRAVLDLPLGDPRPRARWTVMANVLGGDFPDMYQGYLHCMARDPQLKIHMYGKDVKPGRKVGHVNTHGDDLDDVLERARHAAGYLRGTILE; encoded by the coding sequence GTGACATTCCCGGTAGTCGGCATGGTCGGCGGCGGACAGCTCGCCCGCATGACCCACGAGGCGGGCATCCCCCTCGGCATCAGATTCAGGCTTCTCAGTGACACCCCGCAGGACTCCGCTGCGCAGGTCGTGAACGACGTCGTCATCGGCGACTACCGCGACCTGGACACGCTGCGCGACTTCGCACGCGGCTGCGACGTGATCACCTTCGACCACGAGCACGTGCCGACCGAGCACCTGCGGGCCCTGGAGGCGGACGGCATCCCCGTCCGCCCGGGCCCCGACGCCCTCGTCCACGCCCAGGACAAGGGCGTGATGCGGGCGAAGCTCGACGCGATCGGCGCGCCCTGCCCCCGCCACCGCATCGTGGCGGACCCGGCCGACGCGGCGGCGTTCGCCGCCGAGGGCGGGGGTTTCCCGATCGTCCTGAAGACGGTGCGCGGCGGGTACGACGGCAAGGGCGTGTGGGTCGTCCGCTCCGAGGAGGACGCCCGCGACCCGTTCCTCGCCGGCGTGCCGGTCCTCGCCGAGGAGAAGGTCGACTTCGTACGGGAACTCGCGGCGAACGTCGTCCGCTCCCCGCACGGCCAGGCCGTCGCCTACCCGGTCGTCGAGTCCCGGCAGGTCGACGGCGTGTGCGACACGGTGATCGCCCCGGCGCCGGACCTGCCCGAGGAGCGCGCCCTGGAGGCCCAGCGCCTCGCCCTGCGCATCGCGGAGGAGCTCGGTGTCATCGGCCACCTCGCGGTGGAGCTGTTCGAGACCCGCGACGGCCGCGTCCTCGTCAACGAACTGGCGATGCGCCCGCACAACTCCGGCCACTGGACCCAGGACGGCGCGGTCACCTCCCAGTTCGCCAACCACCTCCGCGCCGTCCTCGACCTGCCCCTCGGCGACCCGCGCCCGCGCGCCCGCTGGACGGTCATGGCGAACGTCCTCGGCGGCGACTTCCCGGACATGTACCAGGGCTACCTGCACTGCATGGCCCGCGACCCGCAGCTCAAGATCCACATGTACGGCAAGGACGTGAAGCCCGGCCGCAAGGTGGGCCACGTCAACACCCACGGCGACGACCTGGACGACGTGCTGGAACGCGCCCGCCACGCCGCCGGCTACCTGCGAGGAACGATCCTTGAGTAA
- a CDS encoding tetratricopeptide repeat protein produces the protein MNERPHVEASGRQAVAVGANSGIVSTGDHATIDARTVHLAAGAVRRPADVPAPQGTTNLPLPANPNFVDRTEPLARLEAALDEAGPVVPPVVHGLGGTGKSALALQFAHRHRYRFNPVWWISADSASNLTHGLADLAVRLDPHQHLATTTSTERAEWALSWLQAHQDWLLVLDDAASPHDLAPVLGMATGRYVITSRRPTGWRRLAQPLPLDTLPSDAAVELLTRLVEPDGPDDEHALACLADELGHLPLALEQAAAYMESTAISPDAYLDRLHRYPGRMFAAASTGGREADNQRTVARIWQLSLQAITDQQPLAGDLLRLLAWLAPVPLPRDVLEDLHTQLGEDPWAVDEALALLHSYSMITLTRRTVTMHRLVQAVARTPDPADPHRTVQAVTTARERATRLLEQALPENPLFNVPGWPRWRELLPHLLALTERTPAEEEDLHTAGLLLAASAFLQGDGHAGTAAECAQRAVDIHTRLQGPDHSATLAARSFLASAHRAAGDLETATPLHQRNLADHERVHGADHPDTLVARANLAYLYALQGEPARARDLHQRNLTDMRRLHGPDHPHTINARANLAGCHRDMGDLETATDLYRQAVIDYERVFGPDHSETITVRSNLGYTYQLAGDLDAATALFERVLADRERLYGSDHSLTELARRLLERARTARDHEQP, from the coding sequence GTGAACGAGAGGCCCCACGTCGAGGCCTCCGGCCGGCAGGCGGTGGCCGTCGGCGCCAACAGCGGCATCGTCTCCACCGGGGACCACGCCACCATCGACGCCCGCACCGTCCACCTGGCGGCCGGCGCCGTCCGGCGGCCCGCCGACGTTCCGGCGCCGCAGGGAACCACCAACCTGCCACTGCCGGCGAACCCGAACTTCGTCGACCGAACCGAGCCCCTGGCCCGCTTGGAAGCCGCCCTGGACGAGGCCGGTCCGGTGGTCCCCCCAGTCGTGCACGGCTTGGGCGGAACGGGCAAGAGCGCCCTGGCCCTGCAGTTCGCCCACCGGCACCGGTACCGGTTCAACCCGGTGTGGTGGATCAGCGCGGACTCCGCCTCCAACCTCACCCACGGGCTCGCCGACCTCGCCGTCCGGCTCGATCCCCACCAGCATCTGGCCACCACGACCAGCACCGAGCGTGCCGAGTGGGCCTTGAGCTGGTTGCAGGCCCACCAGGACTGGCTCCTCGTGCTCGATGATGCCGCCTCCCCGCATGACCTGGCTCCGGTGCTGGGCATGGCCACAGGGCGGTACGTCATCACCAGCAGACGGCCCACAGGCTGGCGCCGACTGGCCCAGCCCCTTCCGCTGGACACGCTGCCCTCCGACGCCGCGGTGGAGTTGCTCACACGTCTCGTCGAACCCGACGGACCCGACGACGAGCACGCCCTCGCCTGCCTCGCCGACGAGTTGGGGCACCTGCCCCTGGCCCTGGAGCAGGCCGCCGCCTACATGGAATCCACCGCCATCAGCCCGGACGCCTACCTCGACCGCCTCCATCGCTACCCGGGCCGCATGTTCGCCGCCGCCTCGACGGGGGGTCGGGAAGCGGACAACCAGCGCACCGTCGCCCGGATCTGGCAACTGTCGCTCCAAGCGATAACGGACCAGCAACCCCTGGCCGGGGACCTGCTGCGGCTGCTCGCCTGGCTCGCTCCCGTCCCGCTGCCGCGCGACGTTCTCGAGGACCTCCACACGCAGCTGGGGGAGGACCCGTGGGCTGTCGACGAAGCCCTGGCCCTTCTCCACAGCTACAGCATGATCACTTTGACCCGGCGGACCGTGACCATGCACCGCCTGGTCCAGGCGGTGGCACGCACCCCCGACCCCGCCGATCCGCACCGCACCGTCCAGGCCGTCACCACCGCCCGCGAGCGCGCCACCCGGCTGCTGGAGCAGGCGCTACCGGAGAACCCGCTGTTCAACGTCCCCGGGTGGCCTCGGTGGCGCGAGCTCCTACCGCACCTGCTGGCCCTGACCGAGCGGACCCCGGCGGAGGAGGAGGATCTGCACACCGCCGGTCTGCTCCTGGCGGCCTCGGCGTTCCTGCAGGGCGACGGCCACGCCGGTACGGCCGCAGAGTGCGCCCAGCGCGCGGTGGACATCCACACCCGGCTTCAGGGACCCGACCACTCGGCTACGCTCGCGGCTCGCAGCTTCCTCGCCAGCGCCCACCGGGCCGCCGGTGATCTGGAGACGGCCACCCCTCTGCACCAGCGGAACCTGGCCGACCACGAGCGCGTCCACGGTGCCGACCACCCCGACACCCTCGTCGCCCGTGCCAACCTCGCCTACCTCTACGCCTTGCAGGGCGAGCCGGCGCGAGCACGGGACCTGCACCAGCGGAACCTGACGGACATGCGGCGCCTCCACGGCCCCGACCACCCGCACACCATCAACGCCCGTGCCAATCTGGCCGGCTGCCACCGCGACATGGGCGACCTGGAAACGGCCACTGACCTCTACCGTCAAGCCGTCATCGATTACGAACGGGTTTTCGGGCCAGACCACTCCGAGACGATCACCGTCCGCAGCAACCTCGGCTATACCTACCAGCTCGCCGGCGACCTCGATGCGGCCACCGCCCTCTTCGAAAGGGTGCTGGCCGACCGCGAACGCCTCTACGGCTCCGACCACTCCCTCACCGAACTCGCTCGCCGGCTCCTTGAACGCGCCCGCACTGCCCGCGATCACGAACAACCGTGA
- a CDS encoding dipeptidase — MTGGGPASGGRDLEAARGLLAEFPVADGHNDLPWALREQAGYDLDRLDVAADQTGRLHTDLPRLRAGGVGAQFWSVYVRSDMAGDDAVSATLEQIDCVDRLLARHPAELAPALTADDMEAARAAGRIASLKGAEGGHSINDSLATLRALYALGVRYLTLTHNDNVAWADSATDEPAAGGLSAFGREVVREMNRLGMLVDLSHVAATTMRDALDTSEAPVVFSHSSSRAVCDHPRNVPADVLERLPANGGVAMATFVPKFILPAAVEWTARADENLRAHGLHHLDTSPEAMRLHAAFEEANPRPVATVATVADHLDHMREAAGIDHVGIGGDFDGTAFTPEGLQDVSGYPNLIAELLARGWSRADLSKLTWRNAVRVLRDAEAVARDVSARRGPSTATLADLDG; from the coding sequence GTGACCGGCGGCGGCCCGGCGTCCGGCGGCCGCGACCTGGAGGCGGCCCGCGGGCTGCTCGCCGAGTTCCCCGTCGCCGACGGGCACAACGACCTGCCGTGGGCGCTGCGCGAGCAGGCCGGGTACGACCTGGACCGCCTCGACGTGGCCGCCGACCAGACCGGCCGCCTCCACACCGACCTGCCGCGCCTGCGCGCGGGCGGGGTGGGCGCCCAGTTCTGGTCGGTGTACGTGCGCAGCGACATGGCCGGCGACGACGCGGTCAGCGCGACGCTGGAGCAGATCGACTGCGTCGACCGGCTGCTGGCCCGCCACCCCGCGGAGCTGGCCCCCGCACTGACGGCCGACGACATGGAGGCCGCCCGCGCCGCGGGCCGCATCGCGTCCCTGAAGGGCGCCGAGGGCGGCCACTCCATTAACGACTCCCTCGCCACGCTCCGCGCCCTGTACGCGCTGGGCGTGCGCTACCTGACCCTCACCCACAACGACAACGTCGCGTGGGCGGACTCGGCGACCGACGAGCCGGCGGCCGGCGGCCTGTCGGCGTTCGGCCGCGAGGTGGTCCGGGAGATGAACCGCCTGGGCATGCTGGTGGACCTCTCGCACGTCGCCGCGACGACGATGCGGGACGCGCTGGACACGAGCGAGGCGCCGGTGGTCTTCTCCCACTCGTCGTCCCGCGCCGTCTGCGACCACCCGCGCAACGTCCCCGCCGACGTGCTGGAGCGCCTCCCCGCCAACGGCGGCGTCGCCATGGCCACGTTCGTCCCGAAGTTCATCCTGCCCGCGGCGGTGGAGTGGACGGCCCGCGCGGACGAGAACCTCCGGGCCCACGGCCTCCACCACCTGGACACCAGCCCGGAGGCGATGCGCCTGCACGCCGCCTTCGAGGAGGCGAACCCGCGCCCCGTCGCCACGGTCGCCACGGTCGCCGACCACCTCGACCACATGCGGGAGGCCGCCGGCATCGACCACGTCGGCATCGGCGGCGACTTCGACGGCACGGCCTTCACCCCGGAGGGGCTTCAGGACGTGTCCGGCTACCCGAACCTGATCGCGGAGCTCCTCGCCCGCGGCTGGTCCCGGGCGGACCTGTCCAAGCTGACCTGGCGCAACGCGGTGCGCGTCCTGCGCGATGCGGAGGCCGTCGCCCGCGACGTCTCGGCCCGCCGGGGTCCGTCCACCGCCACCCTGGCCGACCTCGACGGCTGA
- a CDS encoding GntR family transcriptional regulator, producing the protein MVEIPEGYGPDDELDPEAADPLYLQLAAVLISRIESGVYPLGRAVPGVDRLVQEFGIARGTARKTLVLLAELGYVRTVVGKGSFVIEREHDQSAG; encoded by the coding sequence ATGGTGGAGATCCCCGAGGGCTACGGCCCCGACGACGAGCTGGACCCGGAAGCCGCAGACCCGCTGTACCTCCAGCTCGCGGCCGTCCTGATCTCGCGGATCGAGAGCGGTGTCTACCCGCTCGGCCGTGCCGTTCCCGGCGTCGACCGGCTGGTGCAGGAATTCGGGATCGCGCGGGGCACGGCCCGCAAGACCCTGGTGCTCCTCGCTGAGCTGGGATACGTGCGGACGGTCGTGGGGAAGGGTTCGTTCGTCATCGAGCGCGAGCACGACCAGTCCGCCGGTTGA
- a CDS encoding GntR family transcriptional regulator produces MIEIDRESITPMYLQLASALRERIRNGDIPVGRRIPSHHELEQETGGTVSRRTIKSAIEVLQAEGIVRGVQGKGVFAIAQPPAAEEGRPTG; encoded by the coding sequence ATGATCGAGATCGACCGCGAGAGCATCACCCCGATGTACCTGCAATTGGCATCCGCCCTGCGGGAGCGCATCAGAAACGGCGACATCCCGGTCGGCCGTCGCATTCCCTCCCACCACGAGCTGGAGCAGGAGACGGGCGGTACGGTCAGCCGCCGGACCATCAAGTCCGCCATCGAGGTGCTGCAAGCCGAGGGCATCGTGCGGGGTGTCCAGGGCAAAGGTGTCTTCGCCATCGCGCAGCCACCCGCCGCCGAGGAGGGTCGGCCCACCGGCTGA
- a CDS encoding helix-turn-helix domain-containing protein, with the protein MTTTAVVPNDVLRAVRIGLRLSQDDFARALRRAGEELGEPNEASKRLVQRWESGTSRTPRGVYARALERVTGRPVEALGFSLPVPMARVRADGTGGHDMDAGTRGVTSTAVGAQSAARNVEGAFAGVWLSRYEFYSSSRGETYEGRHYVVIVQHGDRLTARSLPGASSNPDSPLALDLTVDRNVVTGSWMEQTASDGYYHGARYHGAVQLLVEPTGRRMAGKWVGFGKDFDVNTGPWELRLVDRSVSKATLERYGRAPE; encoded by the coding sequence ATGACGACGACCGCCGTGGTGCCGAACGACGTACTGCGGGCCGTGCGCATCGGCCTGCGTTTAAGCCAGGACGACTTCGCCAGGGCCCTGCGCCGTGCAGGGGAGGAGCTGGGGGAACCCAACGAGGCGTCGAAGCGCCTGGTGCAGCGTTGGGAGTCGGGGACGAGCAGGACGCCCCGAGGCGTGTACGCGAGGGCGTTGGAGCGGGTCACGGGCCGCCCTGTCGAGGCCCTGGGGTTCTCCCTCCCCGTACCGATGGCGAGGGTCCGCGCGGACGGGACAGGAGGGCATGACATGGATGCGGGAACAAGGGGCGTCACCTCAACCGCCGTGGGGGCCCAGTCGGCCGCCCGGAACGTCGAGGGGGCGTTCGCGGGGGTGTGGCTCAGCCGGTACGAGTTCTACTCGTCCAGTCGGGGGGAGACGTACGAGGGCAGGCACTACGTGGTGATCGTCCAGCACGGCGACCGGCTGACCGCCCGGAGCCTGCCGGGGGCGTCCTCGAACCCGGACAGCCCGCTCGCGCTGGACCTGACCGTCGACCGCAACGTGGTCACCGGGTCGTGGATGGAGCAGACCGCTTCGGACGGCTACTACCACGGGGCCCGCTACCACGGGGCCGTTCAGCTCCTGGTCGAGCCGACCGGCCGGCGGATGGCCGGGAAGTGGGTCGGCTTCGGGAAGGACTTCGACGTGAACACGGGGCCGTGGGAACTGCGACTCGTGGACCGGTCCGTCTCGAAGGCGACGCTGGAGCGGTACGGCCGCGCCCCCGAGTAG